In one Culex quinquefasciatus strain JHB chromosome 2, VPISU_Cqui_1.0_pri_paternal, whole genome shotgun sequence genomic region, the following are encoded:
- the LOC6048214 gene encoding histone H2A translates to MSGRGKGGKVRAKARSRSVRAGLQFPVGRIHRLLRKGNYGERVGSGAPVYLAAVMEYLAAEILELAGNAARDNKKTRIIPRHLLLAIRNDEELNKLLSHVTIAQGGVLPNIQAVLLPKKTEKKAPVAASE, encoded by the coding sequence ATGTCTGGACGTGGCAAGGGAGGAAAGGTGCGTGCCAAGGCTCGGTCCCGGTCGGTCCGCGCTGGATTGCAGTTTCCCGTGGGTCGGATTCACCGGTTGCTGCGGAAGGGAAACTACGGAGAACGCGTCGGATCGGGTGCCCCGGTGTATCTCGCTGCGGTGATGGAATACCTGGCGGCGGAAATTCTCGAACTCGCCGGAAATGCCGCCCGGGACAACAAGAAGACGCGAATCATCCCGCGCCATCTGCTGTTGGCTATCCGGAACGACGAGGAGCTGAACAAGTTGCTGTCCCACGTGACCATCGCCCAGGGAGGAGTACTGCCGAACATTCaggcggtgctgttgccgaAGAAAACGGAGAAGAAGGCGCCTGTGGCAGCCTCTGAgtag
- the LOC119767402 gene encoding late histone H2B.L4-like, giving the protein MAPKASPGGKAVKKAAVGKAQKNISKLDKKTGVGKRKPRRKESYGMYIYKVLKQVHPDTGISSKAMSIMNSFVNDIFERIAGEASRLAQYNKRATISSREIQTAVRLLLPGELAKHAVSEGTKAVTKYTSSK; this is encoded by the coding sequence ATGGCACCGAAGGCAAGTCCAGGCGGCAAGGCCGTCAAGAAGGCGGCGGTTGGCAAGGCTCAGAAGAACATCTCCAAGCTCGACAAGAAGACCGGCGTCGGCAAGCGGAAGCCCCGCAGGAAGGAAAGCTACGGGATGTACATCTACAAGGTGCTGAAGCAGGTCCATCCGGACACGGGCATCTCGTCGAAGGCCATGAGCATCATGAACAGCTTCGTGAACGACATCTTCGAGCGGATCGCGGGGGAAGCTTCCCGGCTGGCCCAGTACAACAAGCGGGCGACCATCTCGTCGCGGGAGATTCAGACCGCGGTTCGGCTGTTGCTGCCCGGGGAGTTGGCCAAGCACGCCGTGTCCGAGGGAACCAAGGCCGTGACCAAGTACACCAGCTCGAAGTAG
- the LOC6042920 gene encoding histone H3.3A, which yields MARTKQTARKSTGGKAPRKQLATKAARKSAPSTGGVKKPHRYRPGTVALREIRRYQKSTELLIRKLPFQRLVREIAQDFKTDLRFQSAAVAALQEASEAYLVGLFEDTNLCAIHAKRVTIMPKDIQLARRIRGERA from the coding sequence ATGGCTCGTACCAAGCAGACCGCCCGTAAATCCACCGGAGGAAAGGCCCCTCGGAAGCAGTTGGCCACCAAGGCTGCTCGTAAGAGTGCTCCCTCAACCGGTGGCGTCAAGAAGCCCCATCGTTATCGTCCCGGAACGGTCGCCCTGCGTGAAATCCGTCGCTACCAGAAGTCCACAGAGTTGCTGATCCGCAAGTTGCCCTTCCAGCGGCTGGTGCGTGAAATCGCCCAGGACTTCAAGACGGATCTGCGCTTCCAGAGTGCCGCCGTTGCTGCCCTGCAGGAAGCTAGCGAGGCGTACCTGGTCGGACTGTTTGAAGACACGAATCTGTGCGCTATTCACGCCAAGCGCGTCACCATTATGCCCAAGGACATCCAGCTGGCTCGACGCATCCGTGGAGAGCGTGCCTAA
- the LOC119765929 gene encoding uncharacterized protein LOC119765929 has protein sequence MTSPAEAFLGRPVRTTLDLLKKPVPATSVAVNHKQNEQFNRRHGAVKREFKDDDLVYAEYHQRNTKSWIPGRVVERKGSVNYIVQLDLEGRQRIVSSHVNQLRPRYDAEVPDQVQQRLPWEILIEEARPMLLADQEEPEAPIEIDIPVPDSPAPPTLPGTEDPLEGGSGTNHFVLPEDAVPTDKPVTPPKPQTPILPVGPRRPVRPSRIPRWLNM, from the coding sequence ATGACGTCTCCAGCTGAAGCATTCCTTGGACGACCCGTGCGCACCACACTGGACCTGCTGAAGAAGCCTGTTCCTGCCACGTCGGTCGCCGTCAACCACAAGCAAAACGAGCAGTTCAACCGTCGGCATGGAGCCGTCAAACGCGAGTTCAAGGACGATGACCTGGTCTACGCCGAGTACCACCAGCGCAACACCAAGTCCTGGATTCCCGGCCGTGTCGTCGAACGGAAAGGTTCCGTTAACTACATCGTGCAGCTGGACCTGGAAGGAAGACAGAGGATCGTGAGTTCGCACGTCAACCAATTACGCCCTCGCTACGATGCTGAAGTTCCTGACCAAGTCCAACAACGTCTACCGTGGGAGATCCTGATCGAAGAAGCTCGACCGATGCTGTTAGCCGACCAGGAAGAACCTGAAGCTCCCATCGAGATCGACATTCCTGTTCCGGACAGTCCCGCACCACCGACCCTGCCTGGAACCGAAGATCCACTGGAAGGTGGATCTGGCACAAACCACTTTGTGCTGCCTGAAGATGCCGTACCCACCGACAAGCCCGTTACGCCGCCGAAGCCGCAGACGCCGATACTTCCTGTTGGTCCACGACGTCCCGTTCGACCGTCCAGGATTCCACGGTGGCTGAAcatgtaa
- the LOC6042919 gene encoding histone H1, orphon gives MAATSETAEDRSSPEPETIEEDEQESPSPAKAKGRGRPKKEKAPKAPKQPKVKVPRGPGRPKGKSKPVGRDNPPIADMIIEAMETLEDRKGITLQAIKRFMDEAYGVDPQRLSVRIKKAILAKVDSGDIIRVQANGGQGRFRLKPFKVAVVTKRAAPENYVQLPYGKSSPAKPAGKIGKFKKAIADAKPADDASGTPTKGKRGRPKKT, from the coding sequence ATGGCCGCTACATCGGAAACAGCAGAAGACCGGTCCAGCCCGGAACCCGAGACTATCGAGGAGGATGAACAGGAGTCACCATCTCCCGCGAAAGCCAAAGGCAGGGGAAGACCCAAGAAGGAGAAGGCCCCCAAGGCGCCCAAGCAGCCCAAGGTAAAGGTTCCGCGCGGTCCTGGTCGTCCAAAGGGTAAATCCAAGCCGGTCGGCCGTGACAATCCTCCGATCGCCGATATGATCATAGAAGCGATGGAGACGCTCGAAGACCGTAAGGGAATCACACTGCAAGCCATCAAGCGATTCATGGATGAAGCCTACGGGGTGGACCCCCAGCGACTGAGTGTCCGAATCAAGAAGGCAATTCTGGCCAAAGTGGATTCAGGAGATATCATCCGAGTTCAAGCGAATGGTGGCCAAGGACGCTTCAGACTGAAACCCTTCAAAGTGGCTGTGGTCACCAAGCGTGCCGCACCGGAGAATTACGTCCAGCTGCCGTACGGAAAGTCTTCGCCGGCTAAACCGGCCGGTAAGATTGGGAAGTTCAAGAAGGCTATCGCGGATGCGAAACCGGCGGATGACGCTTCCGGTACACCAACGAAGGGCAAGCGCGGAAGGCCGAAGAAAACGTAA
- the LOC119765930 gene encoding uncharacterized protein K02A2.6-like, producing MDRMKSLARSYVYWPNVDDAVVQFVRQCKPCAAAAKSTTKATLESWPLPNRPLERVHIDYAGPVDGYYYFVIVDAYSKWPEIFRTRAITATATLDMLRETCSRYGNPDVLVSDNGTQFTSGQFEEFCRANGVTHLRTVPYHPQSNG from the coding sequence ATGGACCGCATGAAGTCTCTGGCCCGCAGCTACGTTTACTGGCCGAATGTAGACGACGCTGTGGTGCAGTTTGTTCGCCAGTGCAAACCGTGCGCTGCTGCAGCGAAATCCACGACGAAGGCGACCCTCGAGTCGTGGCCTCTCCCGAACAGGCCGTTGGAACGTGTCCACATCGACTACGCTGGACCAGTCGATGGTTACTACTATTTCGTCATCGTGGATGCCTACTCCAAGTGGCCCGAGATCTTCCGCACTCGTGCCATAACCGCAACTGCAACCCTGGACATGCTTCGTGAGACCTGTTCCCGTTACGGCAACCCGGACGTCCTGGTCTCAGACAACGGAACGCAGTTCACCAGTGGGCAGTTCGAGGAGTTTTGCCGTGCAAATGGTGTCACCCACCTCCGCACTGTGCCCTACCACCCGCAGTCAAACGGCTAA